In one Anaerolineales bacterium genomic region, the following are encoded:
- the wecB gene encoding UDP-N-acetylglucosamine 2-epimerase (non-hydrolyzing), which produces MTDSRLRVLSIFGTRPEAVKMAPVIARMAEEAQIDSKVCVTAQHREMLDQVLDLFEIEPDYDLDLMRPDQSLSALTTSIFSGLDPVLQEVAPDWVLLQGDTTTVMAASLLAYYHRARVGHVEAGLRTGDKWQPFPEEINRRVVSTVADLHFAPTEASRVNLLQENVPAEKIVVTGNPVIDALQSIVARDYDFDSGPLAGVPWERRLILVTAHRRENFGRPLEQIFSALRRIAEEHAGDVHLLYPVHLNPNVLGPAHRILDGVPNVTLVDPLDYLPMVHAIQRAYLVLTDSGGLQEEAPALGTPVLVMRRVTERPEALEAGTARLVGVETERIVSETRRLLDDRNAYAEMARAVNPFGDGHAAERIVQALLDTCK; this is translated from the coding sequence ATGACTGATTCCCGACTGCGGGTGCTTTCGATCTTCGGCACACGTCCGGAAGCGGTGAAGATGGCGCCGGTCATCGCCCGCATGGCGGAAGAAGCGCAGATCGATTCGAAAGTGTGTGTCACGGCCCAGCATCGTGAGATGCTCGATCAGGTCCTCGATCTCTTCGAGATCGAACCGGATTACGATCTGGACCTGATGCGGCCCGATCAATCCCTCTCTGCCTTAACAACGTCGATATTTTCGGGACTCGATCCCGTGCTGCAGGAGGTGGCGCCCGATTGGGTTCTGCTGCAGGGTGATACTACGACGGTGATGGCCGCCTCCCTGCTTGCTTATTACCACCGCGCCAGGGTGGGTCACGTCGAGGCGGGCCTGCGCACCGGTGATAAGTGGCAGCCGTTCCCGGAGGAGATCAACCGCCGCGTGGTGAGTACGGTCGCAGATTTACACTTTGCCCCTACAGAGGCTTCGCGCGTCAATCTGCTGCAGGAAAACGTGCCCGCGGAGAAGATCGTGGTCACGGGCAACCCCGTGATCGACGCGCTGCAATCCATCGTAGCGCGTGACTATGATTTCGACAGCGGTCCGCTGGCGGGTGTTCCCTGGGAGCGCCGGTTGATACTCGTCACCGCGCATCGGCGGGAGAACTTCGGACGTCCCCTGGAGCAGATATTCTCCGCGCTGCGGCGCATCGCCGAAGAGCACGCCGGAGACGTCCACCTGCTTTATCCCGTTCATCTGAATCCCAACGTGCTTGGTCCTGCTCATCGGATTCTCGACGGCGTGCCCAATGTTACCCTCGTCGATCCGTTGGATTACCTGCCCATGGTGCATGCGATCCAACGCGCCTACCTGGTGTTGACCGACTCGGGCGGACTGCAGGAGGAAGCCCCTGCTCTGGGCACGCCGGTGCTGGTCATGCGGCGCGTCACGGAACGGCCGGAAGCGCTCGAAGCGGGCACCGCCCGCCTGGTGGGCGTCGAGACCGAGCGCATCGTCTCGGAAACGCGGCGCTTGTTGGATGATCGAAATGCATATGCAGAAATGGCCCGTGCGGTAAATCCTTTCGGCGACGGACATGCAGCCGAGCGGATCGTGCAGGCGTTACTGGATACGTGTAAGTGA
- a CDS encoding glycosyltransferase has protein sequence MTVSKLKRICVLPRMSGVGGMVSFRAKFCAGLHTRDIAVSNDLADVPYDAVLLIGGTRQLIGLWRARTKGIPIIQRLDGFNWLHRKLRTGPRHFLRAEWGNWVLSTIRARLANRIVYQSQFVCNWWERTYGATNVPHHVVLNGVDLARYTPNGPERPPEDRYRILLVEGSLGGGYEMGLKHAIGLAEKLSGGMDRPVELMVVGRVA, from the coding sequence ATGACCGTGAGCAAGCTTAAACGAATCTGCGTCCTGCCGCGTATGTCCGGCGTGGGCGGCATGGTATCGTTCCGCGCCAAATTTTGTGCAGGATTACACACCCGTGACATCGCGGTGTCCAACGATTTGGCCGACGTTCCCTACGATGCCGTGCTGCTGATCGGGGGCACGCGTCAACTGATCGGATTGTGGCGGGCGCGCACGAAGGGGATTCCCATCATCCAGCGCCTCGACGGGTTCAATTGGCTTCACCGTAAACTGCGTACCGGCCCGCGTCATTTTCTGCGCGCGGAATGGGGCAATTGGGTGCTGTCCACGATCCGCGCCCGGTTGGCGAATCGCATCGTCTATCAAAGTCAATTCGTGTGCAATTGGTGGGAGAGAACCTACGGCGCGACGAACGTTCCGCATCACGTGGTGCTGAACGGCGTGGACCTGGCACGCTACACACCAAACGGTCCGGAACGCCCACCGGAGGACCGCTATCGGATCCTGCTCGTTGAAGGAAGCCTGGGCGGTGGGTACGAAATGGGATTGAAGCACGCCATCGGACTGGCCGAAAAATTGTCCGGCGGCATGGATCGGCCGGTGGAATTGATGGTCGTCGGCCGCGTGGC